From the genome of Roseivivax sp. THAF197b:
TCGTGGATGCGTTGCCCGCAGCGGCGACGGGCAAGATCCTCAAGCACAAGCTTTTGGAGACCTTCGGCGAAGAACTCGACGCGATCGCGTGAGGCCGCGCGATCGGTGCGCCTTCGCGTTGCGGGCGATGGGACATCCCACCGCCCGCGCCGTTTGCTTTATTGGGGCAGGGCCGCACAATGCGCGCCGCCCGCCGCCTGTCCGCTGCCCCAGGCGATCAGCGGGGGCGCGTCGAACCGGTTGAGCCCGCCGCTCTGCGCCTGATCGAACAGCACCAGCCCGAACAGCAGCGCCATCGTCAGCCCGGCGGTCAGCTTGCGCGTTCTCATTTGCGGCCCTCCAGTCCGAGGCGCGGCCGCAGCCAGACGCCCACGAAGGCCCCGCCGAAGGCCGCGACGAACCAGGCCCAGCCGTGCAGGCTGCCGGTCGAGATTCCGGAGAAGAACGCGCCCACGTTGCAGCCGAAGGCCAGCCGCGACGAATAGCCCAGAAGGAAGCCCGCGATGATGGTCGCGACCCAGGCGCGTGCGGGCAGGTCCGGCAGGCCCTGTCCCAGCCCCGACCGCCAGACCGCGACCAGGAAGGCGCCGCCGATGATGCCGAGATTGGTCAGCGAGGTCACATCGGTCAGCAGGCTCTCGCTGATGCGCTCGACATTGCCCGGCGTGCTCCAGAATGCCGATGCCGAAAGATCCGCGCCCAGCACCGAAGCACCTTTCGCGGCCCAAAGGCCGAGGCCATAGACCACACCCCAGGGCTGGCCCGCCACCAACAGGTTCAGGATCGCCAGCACCGCCAGCAGACCCGCCGCGATCCAGAGCCTGCGCGGAATGGCGCGGGTGCCGGGGGCGGCCTGCACCAGAAGCCCGATCGCCACCGCGGCCAGCAGGCCAAGCGTGATCAGAAGGCCCGATGTGCCCTCAAAAACGACGACGGGCAGTGTGCCGAGATTGGTCCACCAAATCAGGTGATAGGCGCCCGCGAAACTGCCCA
Proteins encoded in this window:
- a CDS encoding YeeE/YedE family protein, which produces MSDTGTGAATAPASSFLTRVLLIVGAFALSLLVAAYAGGRYGLLLLIGLGFGIVLEGFRFGFAGPWRMLITKRDPRGTLAQLLSIALVALVAFPVLQGAGGTMIGAHAPIGFAMIGGAFVFGAAMQVVMGCGSGTLVNAGSGNPVSLVALPFFALGSFAGAYHLIWWTNLGTLPVVVFEGTSGLLITLGLLAAVAIGLLVQAAPGTRAIPRRLWIAAGLLAVLAILNLLVAGQPWGVVYGLGLWAAKGASVLGADLSASAFWSTPGNVERISESLLTDVTSLTNLGIIGGAFLVAVWRSGLGQGLPDLPARAWVATIIAGFLLGYSSRLAFGCNVGAFFSGISTGSLHGWAWFVAAFGGAFVGVWLRPRLGLEGRK